The Pseudomonas asiatica genome has a segment encoding these proteins:
- the sucC gene encoding ADP-forming succinate--CoA ligase subunit beta yields the protein MNLHEYQGKQLFAEYGLPVSKGFAVDTPEQAAEACDKIGGNEWVVKAQVHAGGRGKAGGVKLVRSKEDAKAFAAQWLGKNLVTYQTDANGQPVSKILVESCTDIAKELYLGAVVDRSSRRIVFMASTEGGVDIEKVAHETPEKILKATIDPLVGAQPFQGRELAFQLGLEGKQVQQFAKIFVGLAKLFKDHDLALLEVNPLVIKADGDLHCLDAKINIDANAMYRQPKLKTFHDPSQDDAREAHAAKFELNYVALEGNIGCMVNGAGLAMGTMDIVNLHGGKPANFLDVGGGATKERVTEAFKIILSDSNVAAVLVNIFGGIVRCDMIAEGIIGAVKEVGVKVPVVVRLEGNNAELGAKVLAESGLNIIAATSLTDAAQQVVKAAEGK from the coding sequence ATGAATCTTCACGAGTATCAGGGTAAGCAGCTGTTCGCTGAATACGGCCTGCCAGTTTCCAAGGGTTTCGCTGTCGATACCCCTGAGCAAGCTGCAGAAGCCTGCGACAAGATCGGCGGGAACGAGTGGGTGGTAAAAGCCCAGGTTCACGCGGGTGGTCGCGGTAAAGCGGGCGGCGTCAAGCTGGTTCGCAGCAAAGAAGACGCCAAGGCGTTCGCTGCACAGTGGTTGGGCAAGAATCTGGTTACCTACCAGACCGATGCCAACGGTCAACCCGTCTCCAAGATTCTGGTCGAATCCTGCACTGACATCGCCAAAGAGCTGTATCTGGGCGCTGTAGTCGATCGTTCGAGCCGCCGTATCGTGTTCATGGCTTCCACCGAAGGTGGCGTGGACATCGAGAAAGTCGCTCACGAAACGCCTGAGAAGATCCTCAAGGCCACCATCGACCCGCTGGTCGGCGCTCAGCCGTTCCAGGGTCGCGAGCTGGCATTCCAGCTGGGTCTGGAAGGCAAGCAAGTTCAACAGTTCGCCAAGATCTTCGTTGGTCTGGCCAAGCTGTTCAAGGATCACGACCTGGCCCTGCTGGAAGTGAACCCGCTGGTGATCAAGGCCGACGGCGACCTGCACTGCCTCGATGCCAAGATCAACATCGACGCCAACGCCATGTACCGTCAGCCTAAGCTGAAAACCTTCCACGACCCGTCGCAGGACGACGCCCGTGAAGCCCACGCTGCCAAGTTCGAACTGAACTACGTTGCCCTCGAAGGCAACATCGGCTGCATGGTCAACGGTGCCGGCCTGGCCATGGGTACCATGGACATCGTCAACCTGCACGGCGGCAAGCCGGCCAACTTCCTCGACGTTGGCGGTGGTGCTACCAAAGAGCGCGTTACCGAAGCGTTCAAGATCATTCTGTCCGACAGCAATGTCGCGGCCGTTCTGGTCAACATCTTCGGCGGCATCGTTCGCTGCGACATGATTGCCGAAGGCATCATCGGTGCAGTGAAAGAAGTCGGCGTGAAAGTTCCGGTCGTCGTTCGCCTTGAAGGCAACAACGCCGAACTGGGCGCTAAAGTACTGGCAGAAAGCGGTTTGAACATCATTGCGGCAACCAGCCTGACCGACGCTGCTCAACAAGTTGTCAAAGCTGCGGAGGGCAAGTAA
- the lpdA gene encoding dihydrolipoyl dehydrogenase — MTQKFDVVVIGAGPGGYVAAIKAAQLGLKTACIEKYTDAEGKLALGGTCLNVGCIPSKALLDSSWKYKEAKESFNVHGISTGEVKMDVAAMVGRKAGIVKNLTGGVATLFKANGVTSIQGHGKLLAGKKVEVTKADGTTEVIEAENVILASGSRPIDIPPAPVDQNVIVDSTGALEFQAVPKRLGVIGAGVIGLELGSVWARLGAEVTVLEALDTFLMAADTAVSKEAQKTLTKQGLDIKLGARVTGSKVNGNEVEVTYTDANGEQKITFDKLIVAVGRRPVTTDLLAADSGVTIDERGYIFVDDYCATSVPGVYAIGDVVRGMMLAHKASEEGIMVVERIKGHKAQMNYDLIPSVIYTHPEIAWVGKTEQALKAEGVEVNVGTFPFAASGRAMAANDTGGFVKVIADAKTDRVLGVHVIGPSAAELVQQGAIAMEFGTSAEDLGMMVFSHPTLSEALHEAALAVNGGAIHVANRKKR, encoded by the coding sequence ATGACCCAGAAATTCGACGTAGTGGTGATTGGTGCAGGTCCTGGCGGCTATGTGGCTGCCATCAAGGCCGCACAACTTGGTCTGAAGACTGCCTGTATCGAGAAGTACACCGACGCCGAGGGCAAGCTGGCCCTGGGCGGCACCTGCCTGAACGTAGGTTGCATTCCTTCCAAGGCGCTGCTGGACAGCTCCTGGAAGTACAAGGAAGCCAAAGAGAGCTTCAACGTCCACGGTATCTCCACTGGTGAAGTGAAGATGGACGTCGCCGCGATGGTTGGCCGCAAGGCTGGCATCGTCAAGAACCTGACCGGTGGCGTTGCCACCCTGTTCAAGGCCAACGGCGTTACTTCGATCCAGGGCCACGGCAAGCTGCTGGCCGGCAAGAAAGTCGAAGTCACCAAGGCTGACGGCACCACCGAAGTCATCGAAGCCGAGAACGTGATCCTGGCTTCCGGCTCGCGCCCGATCGACATTCCACCGGCTCCGGTCGACCAGAACGTCATCGTCGACTCCACCGGCGCCCTGGAATTCCAGGCCGTGCCGAAGCGCCTGGGCGTTATCGGTGCTGGCGTGATCGGCCTGGAGCTGGGCTCGGTATGGGCTCGCCTGGGTGCTGAAGTCACCGTCCTGGAAGCCCTGGACACCTTCCTGATGGCTGCCGACACCGCCGTGTCGAAAGAAGCCCAGAAGACCCTGACCAAGCAAGGCCTGGACATCAAGCTGGGCGCGCGCGTCACCGGCTCGAAAGTCAACGGCAACGAAGTCGAAGTGACCTACACCGACGCCAACGGCGAGCAGAAGATCACCTTCGACAAGCTGATCGTCGCGGTCGGTCGTCGCCCGGTGACCACTGATCTGCTGGCCGCCGACAGCGGCGTGACCATCGACGAGCGTGGCTACATCTTCGTCGACGACTACTGCGCTACCAGCGTGCCGGGCGTGTATGCCATCGGTGACGTGGTACGCGGCATGATGCTGGCCCACAAGGCCTCGGAAGAGGGCATCATGGTGGTCGAGCGCATCAAGGGTCACAAGGCCCAGATGAACTACGACCTGATCCCGTCGGTCATCTACACCCACCCGGAAATCGCGTGGGTCGGCAAGACCGAACAGGCCTTGAAGGCCGAGGGCGTTGAGGTTAACGTGGGCACCTTCCCGTTCGCGGCCAGCGGCCGTGCGATGGCTGCCAACGACACCGGTGGTTTCGTCAAGGTCATCGCCGATGCCAAGACCGACCGCGTCCTGGGTGTACACGTGATTGGCCCATCGGCTGCCGAACTGGTGCAGCAGGGCGCAATCGCCATGGAATTCGGCACCAGTGCCGAGGATCTGGGCATGATGGTCTTCAGCCATCCGACCCTGTCCGAAGCGTTGCATGAAGCAGCGCTGGCAGTGAATGGCGGCGCCATTCACGTGGCCAACCGTAAGAAGCGTTAA